Proteins found in one Aneurinibacillus uraniidurans genomic segment:
- a CDS encoding protein kinase family protein, whose product MRYFSEIKYRGKKLGEYTIEKIVGEGRYGLCFLAKTDTGSKVIIKKFKKSLFIKDSNKNIYEAVILSKLRDERIPEFLGVINQGSFYGFVLELKSGVTVKDMIFKDHHEFSTEEFYNIGIKLINIIKYLHENSIVHRDIRIPNVLIDGYNVVLIDFGLARFADNNRYRYDLDYSYLGDFFLYLLYSSFQRDGGKKNLPWYKELPLQEKQKMFLKRLMGLETVYESISDIETDFIHAFGC is encoded by the coding sequence ATGCGTTATTTTAGTGAAATAAAATATCGTGGAAAAAAACTTGGAGAATATACGATTGAAAAAATAGTTGGCGAAGGTCGATATGGGTTATGCTTTCTTGCCAAAACCGACACAGGCAGCAAGGTTATTATTAAGAAGTTCAAAAAAAGCTTGTTTATCAAGGATTCAAACAAGAATATATACGAGGCGGTTATCCTTTCAAAACTCAGGGATGAAAGAATCCCTGAGTTTTTAGGGGTAATAAACCAAGGGAGCTTTTATGGATTTGTCCTGGAACTCAAGTCAGGAGTTACGGTTAAGGATATGATTTTCAAGGATCATCATGAATTTTCAACTGAAGAATTTTATAATATTGGCATCAAACTCATAAATATTATAAAGTACCTACATGAAAATAGTATTGTACATCGGGATATAAGGATACCTAATGTTCTTATAGATGGCTATAACGTAGTTCTTATTGACTTTGGATTGGCAAGATTTGCAGATAACAATCGATATAGATATGACCTAGACTATTCGTATCTGGGAGATTTTTTCTTGTACTTGCTTTATTCTTCTTTTCAAAGAGATGGAGGCAAAAAGAATTTACCCTGGTATAAAGAGTTACCATTACAGGAAAAGCAGAAAATGTTTTTGAAGAGATTAATGGGGCTTGAGACAGTGTATGAAAGCATTAGTGATATAGAGACGGATTTTATTCATGCGTTTGGATGCTAA
- a CDS encoding zinc ribbon domain-containing protein produces the protein MSFFSRSSSKKSHYKYGNHGSSHYKKKGILGNLFDMIGSRSSSRGHYGHYRHQHNHSPMQNQPFPNQGSLNCNKCNSQIPAGSKFCLNCGEKVKVELFCSNCGGKMPPNSKFCSQCGNQLNR, from the coding sequence ATGAGCTTTTTCTCAAGATCTTCTTCAAAAAAGAGCCATTATAAATATGGAAATCATGGAAGTAGTCACTACAAGAAAAAAGGAATTTTAGGCAACTTGTTTGATATGATTGGTTCAAGAAGCAGTTCTAGAGGCCATTATGGTCATTACAGACACCAACACAACCATTCACCTATGCAAAATCAGCCATTTCCAAATCAAGGATCGCTAAATTGCAACAAGTGCAACAGTCAAATCCCGGCTGGCTCAAAATTTTGCTTGAATTGTGGAGAAAAGGTTAAAGTGGAATTGTTCTGCTCAAATTGTGGAGGAAAAATGCCACCGAACTCTAAATTTTGTTCTCAATGTGGAAACCAGTTGAATAGGTGA
- a CDS encoding aspartate/glutamate racemase family protein, whose protein sequence is MRTIGLIGGMSWESSVEYYRIINEEVKNRVGGLHSAKCLLYSVDFAEIEHYQSMGEWNKAGEVLGDAAYSLEKGGADFIIICTNTMHKVIDVIQQKISIPILHIADATAVAIKQQGIDSVGLLGTKYTMEQDFYRSRLESNGIRVIVPNESDREVVNKIIYEELCVGKVLPTSRECYKKVMRSLVENGAKGIILGCTEIGLLVKQEDVEVPVFDTTALHAIEAVNQSLNE, encoded by the coding sequence ATGAGAACGATTGGTCTTATCGGAGGAATGAGTTGGGAATCATCGGTTGAATATTATCGGATTATTAATGAAGAAGTAAAAAATAGAGTAGGTGGATTACACTCCGCAAAGTGCTTGTTATATAGTGTGGATTTTGCTGAAATTGAGCATTATCAGTCGATGGGAGAGTGGAACAAGGCTGGAGAAGTATTGGGTGATGCTGCATATTCTCTGGAAAAAGGGGGAGCAGACTTTATTATTATTTGCACCAATACGATGCATAAGGTAATAGATGTCATACAGCAAAAAATCAGCATTCCGATTTTACATATTGCGGACGCAACTGCTGTGGCGATTAAACAGCAAGGAATCGATTCAGTAGGTTTGCTAGGTACAAAATACACGATGGAACAAGATTTTTACAGGTCACGCTTGGAGTCGAATGGAATACGAGTGATAGTGCCAAATGAGAGTGACAGAGAAGTTGTGAACAAGATCATTTATGAAGAGTTATGCGTAGGTAAGGTCCTACCGACATCTAGGGAATGTTACAAGAAGGTAATGAGAAGTTTAGTGGAAAATGGAGCGAAGGGCATTATTTTGGGCTGCACTGAAATCGGATTACTGGTAAAGCAAGAGGATGTGGAAGTTCCAGTGTTTGATACAACAGCACTGCATGCAATTGAAGCAGTAAATCAGTCTTTGAACGAATAG
- a CDS encoding OmpL47-type beta-barrel domain-containing protein produces MRKRFLSKSSFLAFFLLVFQVFISIPNVFAEGILPPSNLAVQLVTPSDIKLTWSSVYGATGYNIYTITDGQLTLSGTSKTTSYSINNLPEGTYSYVVSTLSAEGESGPCAPVQAEIVYPDMQSPSTLTYTIQNGNNIVLNWSASQNAQSYNVYQISPEDQKTLLTTVTGRTYTVSNVPAGNYKYAVSAVNSAYGESPLSAPVQVEVTPTTMNAPRNFTYTVTNGNDVNLRWDAVTYADSYKVYQVVDGEKVLKSTITGTTVTYTNMPAGDYKYEVHSYSNRFGESTEGSQLSVTVGAVTMAAPGNFTYKLQNINDLVLTWGAVPNATGYKVYQVIDGQKTLKSTVTGTTVTYTNMPAGDYVYEVHSYSDRFGESAEGSQLSITVGAVTMAAPGNFAYKIQNGNDIVLTWNSVPNANSYKVYQIVNGQKVLKSTVTSTTVTYASMPAGDYKYEVYSFSTRFGESQEGSQVSFSLALPTMEPPANLLQTIKSATEFSLSWDPAAYATNYKVYQITNGQKVLKSTVTGTSVSYTNMAPGEYNFEIHSYSSRFGESVEGSKLTVTLNGQTMEAPANLTYSINNGNDITLKWASVPYATSYKIYQVIDGEKVLKSTVTGTSVTYTNVPAGDYKYVVTSISTLLGESPSGAETSFSLTLPTMDAPGNFAYKIQNVNDAVFTWGAVPNANSYKLYELIDGQKVLKTTVTTLTTTLLNIPAGEHTYVIHSFSSRFGESAEGSQVSFTQVFPTMQKPDNLTYTIANGNDISLKWNTATYATAYNVYQIIDGQPVLKKTVTGTSVTFTNMPEGDYTYEVRSFSSRFGESPEGSQVSIKLTQNVMQAPGNLTQSITNGNDITLKWNSVTYATAYKVYQVIDGQPVLKKTVTSTSVAFTNMPEGDYTYEVHSFSDRFGESSEGAKLSFTLDFPTMQAPGNLTQSITNGNDITLKWNGATYATAYKVYQIVDGQPVLKKTVTSTSVTFTDMPQGDYTYEVHSFSDRFGESPAAGTLSFTLTWPVVQPPVLQSSLFNANNMTFTWKAVTWANEYRLYKVTGDSKQLLYKGTALTNTVYNLAEGNHSFQVTAYSTRFGESAPSNLITEKIVYPIMQAPTASIKLLSSTEALISWNFITYANGYNVYEIIDGKPVQLTKNLNNLSYKLSNLTYADHEYYVTSFSNSFGESERSNTVIAKLIIDTEAPVTTAKVTPASASTGWANQSAVVSLSATDNEVGVAKTFYSLDGGEFVEGTDLTISEEGIHKLSFYSVDKVGNKEAAKTIDIKVDKTAPVTKANEISDTFTQSSSIKLSATDALSGVAKTFYSINGSDYKEGTSFTVSGDGTNKISYYSIDQAGNTEKPQTIEVKVDNTAPVTTSDAPTTWSKDDVTVSLTATDTESGVAKTFYSINGSEYKEGTSFTVSGDGTNKISYYSIDQAGNTEKPQTVEVKIDKMAPVTTSNAPTAWSKDDVTVSLTATDTESGVAKTFYSINGSEYKEGTSFTVSGDGTNKISYYSIDQTGNTEKPQTIEVKIDKTAPVTTSDAPTTWSKDNVTVSLTATDTQSGISKTFYSINGSEYKEGTSFTVDKEGITQISYYSVDQTGNIEKPQNAEVKIDRTAPIVTMDVNKEIKLGTSLLLEYTAKDDQSGIASEKMVVTDPTGTSSTVMNGSSITINKQGVYNVSVTVTNAAGLSTTIQRKFSVYIPATIEVTPKIVKGNSGVFTVRVDLPSGYSTQGFDLNTAELNGVKALSSNNGYYNQAKLGQFKFERSDFTWSTPEVAVEFRGYVNGALVVGQTMVKVQK; encoded by the coding sequence GTGAGAAAACGTTTTTTATCAAAATCTTCGTTTTTAGCATTTTTTCTTCTCGTATTCCAGGTATTTATCTCCATACCAAACGTATTTGCGGAAGGTATCTTACCGCCAAGTAACCTTGCAGTCCAGCTTGTGACACCGAGTGACATTAAACTAACGTGGAGTTCTGTTTATGGGGCAACCGGTTACAACATCTATACTATAACCGATGGTCAGTTAACTCTATCAGGAACAAGCAAAACAACAAGCTACAGTATTAATAACCTCCCTGAAGGAACCTATAGCTATGTTGTATCTACTCTAAGCGCAGAAGGTGAGTCGGGTCCATGCGCCCCTGTACAGGCTGAAATTGTCTATCCAGATATGCAGTCTCCTTCCACTCTCACTTATACGATTCAAAACGGAAACAACATTGTTCTAAACTGGTCCGCCTCCCAGAATGCTCAAAGCTATAATGTCTATCAAATCTCACCGGAAGACCAAAAGACATTACTTACAACTGTAACTGGACGAACCTATACTGTAAGCAATGTTCCTGCCGGAAACTATAAATATGCAGTTTCTGCAGTAAATTCCGCATATGGGGAATCACCACTTTCTGCACCTGTGCAGGTCGAGGTCACTCCCACGACAATGAATGCCCCTCGTAATTTTACGTATACGGTAACGAATGGTAATGATGTTAACCTGCGATGGGATGCTGTTACCTACGCAGACAGCTATAAGGTTTACCAAGTTGTTGATGGGGAAAAGGTGCTAAAAAGCACAATAACCGGTACAACAGTTACGTATACGAACATGCCGGCTGGTGATTACAAATATGAGGTTCACTCATACAGTAATCGTTTCGGCGAATCAACAGAAGGCAGTCAGCTTTCCGTTACAGTTGGAGCAGTTACAATGGCTGCACCAGGCAACTTTACGTACAAGTTACAAAACATTAATGACCTTGTCTTAACCTGGGGAGCCGTACCAAATGCAACCGGCTACAAGGTTTACCAAGTTATTGACGGACAAAAAACATTAAAAAGTACCGTAACCGGCACAACAGTTACATATACAAATATGCCGGCTGGTGATTATGTTTATGAAGTTCACTCGTACAGTGATCGTTTCGGTGAATCAGCAGAAGGCAGTCAGCTTTCCATTACAGTTGGAGCAGTTACAATGGCTGCGCCAGGCAACTTTGCCTATAAAATTCAAAACGGTAATGATATTGTACTAACCTGGAATTCTGTTCCTAATGCAAATAGCTATAAAGTGTATCAAATCGTAAACGGTCAAAAAGTTTTAAAAAGTACAGTGACTAGCACAACAGTTACGTATGCCAGCATGCCAGCTGGTGATTACAAATATGAAGTTTACTCTTTTTCTACTCGTTTTGGTGAATCACAGGAAGGTAGCCAAGTATCCTTCTCTCTTGCTCTGCCTACTATGGAGCCACCGGCAAATCTGCTTCAAACAATAAAAAGTGCTACAGAGTTTAGCCTAAGCTGGGACCCTGCTGCCTATGCAACAAATTATAAAGTCTATCAAATTACAAACGGACAAAAAGTCTTAAAAAGTACCGTAACAGGTACAAGTGTTTCGTATACGAACATGGCACCTGGTGAATACAATTTTGAGATTCATTCCTACTCTTCCCGTTTTGGAGAATCGGTAGAGGGAAGTAAACTAACCGTAACTTTAAATGGCCAAACGATGGAAGCACCAGCAAACCTAACGTACAGTATTAATAACGGCAATGACATTACCCTGAAATGGGCTAGCGTACCTTATGCTACAAGCTATAAAATCTATCAAGTCATTGATGGAGAAAAAGTTTTAAAAAGTACAGTCACAGGTACAAGCGTTACGTATACAAACGTGCCGGCTGGTGATTACAAATATGTTGTTACCTCCATCTCGACCCTTTTGGGTGAATCACCAAGTGGGGCTGAAACTAGCTTCTCCCTGACTTTACCGACGATGGATGCCCCAGGAAACTTTGCATACAAGATTCAAAATGTTAACGATGCTGTATTTACATGGGGAGCTGTTCCTAATGCAAACAGCTATAAACTTTATGAGTTAATTGACGGGCAGAAAGTATTAAAAACGACGGTGACAACTCTTACTACAACACTGCTTAACATTCCTGCCGGCGAACATACTTACGTGATTCATTCTTTCAGCTCTCGTTTCGGCGAATCAGCAGAAGGAAGCCAGGTTTCATTTACCCAGGTCTTCCCTACAATGCAGAAGCCGGATAATCTAACATATACTATCGCGAACGGTAACGATATTAGCTTAAAGTGGAATACTGCCACTTATGCAACTGCTTATAATGTTTACCAAATTATTGATGGACAGCCTGTTTTGAAAAAGACAGTGACAGGTACATCCGTAACATTCACAAATATGCCTGAAGGTGACTATACGTATGAAGTACGCTCATTCAGCAGCCGCTTTGGCGAATCACCAGAGGGAAGCCAGGTTTCCATCAAGCTTACTCAAAATGTAATGCAGGCACCGGGCAACCTGACACAAAGTATTACAAACGGAAATGATATCACTTTAAAATGGAATAGTGTTACTTATGCAACTGCTTATAAGGTTTACCAGGTTATTGATGGACAGCCCGTTCTGAAAAAGACGGTGACGAGTACATCCGTAGCATTCACAAATATGCCTGAAGGCGACTATACGTATGAAGTACACTCATTCAGTGATCGTTTTGGCGAATCATCAGAAGGTGCTAAGCTCTCATTTACGCTGGACTTCCCAACGATGCAGGCACCGGGCAATCTGACGCAGAGTATTACAAATGGAAATGACATCACCTTAAAATGGAACGGTGCTACTTACGCAACTGCTTACAAAGTGTACCAAATTGTTGATGGACAGCCCGTTCTGAAAAAGACGGTAACGAGTACAAGCGTAACCTTTACCGACATGCCTCAAGGCGATTATACGTATGAAGTACACTCATTCAGTGATCGTTTTGGCGAATCACCAGCAGCCGGTACCCTGAGCTTTACACTTACATGGCCTGTAGTGCAACCACCAGTGCTGCAATCATCTTTGTTCAATGCAAACAATATGACATTCACCTGGAAGGCAGTTACTTGGGCGAATGAATACCGTCTTTACAAGGTAACAGGTGATAGCAAACAACTGCTTTATAAAGGAACAGCGCTTACTAACACGGTTTACAATTTAGCAGAAGGCAATCATTCTTTCCAGGTAACTGCATACAGCACACGCTTTGGTGAATCTGCGCCTTCTAATCTTATTACCGAGAAAATTGTTTACCCGATTATGCAAGCACCTACAGCTAGCATAAAGCTGCTAAGTTCAACAGAAGCTTTAATTTCATGGAACTTTATCACCTATGCAAACGGCTATAATGTGTATGAAATTATTGACGGTAAACCGGTACAATTAACTAAAAATCTAAACAATCTATCGTATAAGCTTTCTAACCTTACGTATGCAGACCATGAATACTATGTTACCTCGTTCAGTAATTCGTTTGGAGAATCAGAACGATCAAATACTGTAATCGCCAAGCTAATCATAGATACGGAAGCACCGGTAACAACGGCTAAAGTGACTCCTGCTTCTGCATCAACTGGCTGGGCGAATCAAAGCGCTGTTGTCTCATTGTCTGCAACAGACAACGAGGTAGGCGTTGCGAAAACATTCTATTCTCTTGATGGTGGCGAATTTGTAGAAGGGACAGACCTGACAATTAGCGAGGAAGGCATTCACAAACTCTCTTTCTACTCTGTCGACAAAGTTGGCAACAAAGAAGCAGCTAAAACAATTGACATCAAAGTTGACAAAACAGCACCGGTAACAAAAGCAAATGAAATTAGCGATACGTTTACTCAGTCATCCAGCATTAAACTGAGTGCGACAGATGCACTCAGCGGTGTAGCCAAAACATTCTACTCGATTAACGGCTCTGATTATAAGGAAGGAACATCCTTTACGGTAAGCGGAGATGGAACTAACAAAATCTCCTATTATTCAATAGACCAGGCCGGAAATACGGAAAAACCGCAAACTATCGAGGTAAAGGTTGATAACACGGCTCCTGTTACTACTTCTGATGCTCCTACAACATGGAGTAAGGACGATGTAACAGTTTCTCTAACCGCAACAGATACAGAGAGTGGTGTAGCCAAAACATTCTACTCGATTAATGGCTCTGAGTATAAGGAAGGAACATCCTTTACGGTAAGCGGAGATGGAACCAACAAAATCTCCTATTATTCAATAGACCAGGCCGGAAATACAGAAAAACCGCAAACTGTCGAGGTAAAGATTGATAAAATGGCTCCTGTTACTACTTCTAATGCTCCTACAGCGTGGAGTAAGGACGATGTAACAGTTTCTCTAACCGCAACAGATACAGAGAGTGGTGTAGCCAAAACATTCTACTCGATTAATGGCTCTGAGTATAAGGAAGGGACATCCTTTACGGTAAGCGGAGATGGAACTAACAAAATCTCCTATTATTCAATAGACCAAACTGGAAATACGGAAAAACCGCAAACTATCGAGGTAAAGATTGATAAAACCGCTCCTGTTACTACTTCTGATGCTCCTACAACATGGAGTAAGGACAATGTAACAGTTTCTCTAACTGCAACAGATACACAGAGTGGTATATCTAAGACATTCTACTCGATTAATGGCTCTGAATATAAGGAAGGGACATCCTTTACAGTAGATAAAGAAGGGATTACCCAAATTTCCTACTATTCAGTTGACCAGACTGGAAACATTGAAAAGCCTCAAAATGCTGAGGTAAAAATTGACCGTACAGCTCCAATTGTCACAATGGATGTAAATAAGGAAATCAAGCTTGGCACTAGTCTGTTACTAGAATACACAGCAAAAGATGACCAATCAGGTATTGCTTCTGAAAAGATGGTTGTCACCGATCCAACTGGGACATCTAGTACCGTAATGAACGGTAGCTCTATTACGATTAATAAACAGGGTGTCTATAATGTTTCGGTAACGGTAACTAATGCTGCAGGCCTTAGCACTACAATTCAAAGAAAGTTTTCCGTATACATTCCTGCCACAATTGAAGTTACACCTAAAATTGTAAAAGGAAATAGTGGAGTGTTCACAGTCCGTGTTGATCTTCCTTCAGGCTATAGCACTCAAGGCTTTGATTTAAATACAGCAGAACTTAATGGTGTGAAAGCATTATCTTCGAATAATGGATACTACAATCAGGCAAAACTTGGCCAGTTTAAGTTTGAACGTTCCGATTTTACCTGGTCTACACCTGAAGTTGCTGTTGAGTTCCGTGGTTATGTAAATGGAGCTTTAGTAGTTGGGCAAACCATGGTTAAAGTACAAAAGTAA
- a CDS encoding DUF2569 domain-containing protein has translation MEQQTDKNANISVSNSFISTEKYKSIGGWLILFVTSLIITFIIMLFVIINELLPVFLDKQRSILITPGSQLYDPLFTRITYIELFMSIIISISAIILLVFLFQKRKFVPKIAIIYIVFSSAYAIVDLAMYISLINHFKDIGINLNLDANEIREKVSGSLISAIVYPVVWVPYFLKSKRVKHTFIR, from the coding sequence ATGGAGCAGCAAACAGACAAAAACGCTAATATATCTGTAAGCAACTCTTTTATAAGTACAGAAAAGTATAAATCAATAGGTGGATGGTTAATTTTATTTGTTACAAGCTTGATCATAACTTTTATCATAATGCTCTTTGTTATTATTAATGAGTTATTACCAGTATTTTTAGATAAGCAACGTTCTATTTTAATAACTCCCGGTTCACAATTATATGATCCATTATTCACTCGCATAACATACATAGAATTATTTATGAGCATAATAATTTCCATATCTGCTATCATTCTATTAGTCTTTTTGTTTCAAAAAAGAAAATTCGTTCCGAAAATCGCTATAATTTATATCGTATTCTCCTCAGCCTATGCAATCGTAGATTTAGCAATGTATATTTCATTAATCAATCACTTCAAGGATATCGGTATTAACCTAAACCTGGATGCTAATGAAATAAGAGAGAAGGTATCAGGATCATTAATAAGCGCAATAGTATACCCTGTGGTCTGGGTGCCGTATTTCTTAAAGTCCAAGAGAGTAAAACATACCTTTATTCGATAA
- the rlmD gene encoding 23S rRNA (uracil(1939)-C(5))-methyltransferase RlmD yields MRKKQRRQPTADLSGLPLTKNETVEITIEDISHEGNGVGRYEGYTLFVPGALAGERVRVRATKLKKQFGYARILEIIEPSSARMEPPCPLYVRCGGCGIQHMEYTAQLEFKRKLVEDNLRRIGKIEGVPVHPTIGMENPWRYRNKAQVPIGEEAGGLIGGFYAARSHEIIDMEACLIQHETGDDVIARVKEIAWKHGVRAYQEETHTGLLRHVVTKVGFATGDVMIVLVTNGDKILNQDALVAELAQAVPGVKSIVQNVNTKRTNVIFGEVTRVLWGEEYIYDTIGDITFAISARSFYQVNPVQTERLYGKALEYAALTGEENVIDAYCGIGTISLFLAQKAKQVFGVEIVPDAIEDAKRNARLNGIENATFAVGEAEVVIPAWYEEGNRADVMVVDPPRKGCDEALLQTILDMKPDRVVYVSCNPSTLARDLRFLEGGGYKTVEVQPVDMFPHTVHVESVALLIKCV; encoded by the coding sequence TTGAGAAAAAAACAGCGCAGGCAGCCGACAGCCGATCTATCCGGCCTGCCACTTACGAAAAATGAAACAGTAGAAATTACGATTGAAGACATCTCGCATGAAGGAAATGGTGTGGGCCGCTACGAAGGCTACACGTTGTTCGTGCCGGGTGCACTTGCAGGAGAACGCGTTCGCGTTCGTGCTACAAAGCTAAAAAAGCAGTTCGGCTACGCTCGCATACTTGAGATTATCGAGCCGTCTTCTGCTCGTATGGAACCGCCTTGTCCGTTGTACGTTCGCTGCGGTGGCTGCGGCATTCAGCACATGGAGTATACGGCTCAGCTCGAATTCAAGCGCAAGCTTGTGGAAGACAACCTGCGTCGTATCGGAAAAATCGAAGGTGTACCGGTCCATCCGACAATCGGGATGGAAAACCCATGGCGCTACCGAAATAAAGCTCAGGTGCCTATTGGTGAAGAAGCGGGCGGCTTAATTGGCGGTTTCTACGCTGCTCGTTCGCATGAAATCATCGATATGGAAGCCTGTCTGATCCAACATGAAACTGGCGATGATGTAATTGCTCGCGTGAAGGAGATCGCCTGGAAGCACGGTGTTCGTGCTTACCAGGAGGAAACGCACACAGGTCTTTTGCGCCATGTCGTCACAAAAGTTGGCTTTGCGACTGGCGATGTGATGATTGTATTGGTCACAAATGGGGACAAGATTCTGAATCAGGATGCGTTGGTTGCAGAGTTAGCGCAGGCGGTGCCGGGTGTGAAAAGCATTGTACAGAATGTGAATACGAAGCGGACGAATGTGATTTTTGGTGAGGTTACCCGGGTTTTATGGGGTGAAGAATATATCTACGATACGATTGGGGACATTACATTTGCGATCTCGGCTCGTTCTTTCTATCAGGTGAATCCGGTGCAGACGGAGCGTTTGTATGGGAAGGCGTTGGAGTATGCGGCGCTGACGGGAGAAGAGAATGTGATTGACGCGTACTGCGGCATCGGAACGATCTCGTTGTTTTTGGCGCAGAAGGCGAAGCAGGTGTTCGGCGTGGAGATTGTGCCGGATGCGATTGAGGATGCAAAGCGGAATGCACGGTTGAACGGAATTGAGAATGCGACGTTTGCGGTTGGTGAAGCGGAGGTTGTGATTCCTGCGTGGTATGAGGAAGGGAACCGGGCGGATGTGATGGTGGTTGATCCGCCGCGCAAGGGCTGTGATGAAGCGTTGTTGCAGACGATTCTGGATATGAAGCCGGACCGTGTGGTGTATGTGTCGTGTAATCCATCGACGCTGGCCCGTGATCTTCGTTTTCTGGAGGGTGGCGGATATAAGACGGTTGAAGTGCAGCCGGTGGATATGTTCCCGCATACGGTGCACGTCGAGAGTGTCGCGCTACTCATAAAATGTGTGTAA
- a CDS encoding diacylglycerol kinase: MKRARLIYNPSSGREEVKKWIPRLLDTLEQSGYETSCHATKGAGDATLAARMAVERRFDLVIAAGGDGTVYEVVNGIAEQKYRPALGIIPAGTTNDFARALGLPRSIPKAVEVIANGTPIPIDVGKINNRYFINIAGGGALTTLTYEVPSKLKTLLGQLAYYMKGIEKLAFLSPMHVRLEADDRVIDDEIMLFLIANSNSIGGFEKIAPNAKMDDGLLDCIVLKKTSLPDFIRIATLALKGEHVNDSKVEYFQTRKLVAISNEKVKLNLDGEFGGTLPCTFTTLPRHIKLIR; this comes from the coding sequence GTGAAACGTGCACGTTTAATTTATAATCCGTCTTCCGGACGGGAAGAAGTGAAAAAGTGGATTCCAAGATTACTCGATACACTGGAGCAGAGCGGCTATGAAACCTCTTGTCATGCGACGAAAGGGGCGGGCGATGCGACGCTTGCGGCACGTATGGCGGTCGAGCGGCGCTTTGACCTTGTGATTGCAGCCGGAGGAGATGGAACGGTATATGAAGTGGTGAACGGGATTGCGGAACAGAAATACCGTCCGGCACTTGGCATTATTCCGGCAGGAACGACGAATGATTTTGCTCGTGCGCTTGGCCTGCCGCGCAGCATTCCAAAGGCGGTAGAAGTCATTGCAAATGGAACACCGATTCCAATCGACGTTGGCAAAATTAACAATCGTTACTTCATTAATATTGCGGGCGGCGGTGCGTTGACAACGCTCACATACGAAGTACCTAGCAAGCTGAAAACACTGCTTGGTCAACTCGCTTATTATATGAAGGGCATTGAGAAGCTGGCTTTTCTCTCTCCTATGCACGTCCGCTTAGAAGCAGATGATCGGGTAATTGATGATGAGATTATGCTGTTTCTCATTGCTAACAGTAACTCAATCGGCGGCTTCGAAAAAATTGCCCCGAATGCAAAAATGGACGACGGTCTGCTTGACTGCATTGTGTTGAAGAAAACATCGCTTCCGGATTTCATCCGCATCGCTACGCTGGCGTTAAAGGGTGAGCATGTGAATGATTCGAAGGTTGAATATTTCCAGACCCGGAAGCTTGTCGCGATTTCTAATGAGAAGGTGAAGCTGAATCTCGATGGAGAGTTCGGGGGCACGCTTCCGTGTACGTTTACAACACTGCCGCGACATATCAAGCTTATTCGTTAA